The following nucleotide sequence is from Paeniglutamicibacter kerguelensis.
CAACGCCAAGTTCGCCTTTGGTATCGCCGAGGTCGTCGCCGAGGACACCAACCTTCCCCCGGGCCAGGCACTGCTGATGGGCCGTGCCTTGGCCGGGATGGCCCAGGTTTCGGCCCGTTACTGGGTGGACCTGCGCGACGAAGTGAGTATGGAGGAGGCCAGCAAATTGGTCTCGCGTTTAGCTTGGCGCGGAATCGGTCGCTTCCCCAAAGAATCCTGACGTAAATTCAGATCAGAAGTTTCTCGGTGCCACTGGGCACCGACGTACGCAAAAACCAGGAAGGCCACCATGGACGTTCGCATTGGAATTCAGAATGTTGCCCGCGAGATCGTAATCGAGTCTGCCGAAAACGCGGAAGAGTTGGCCCAGCGTGTCTCGGACGCATTGAGCGCCGGCGGAGAATTGCGCCTCACCGATTCCAAGGGCCGCCTCATGCTGGTTCCCGTCGCGGGCATCGCCTACGTTGAAATCGGTGTGGAGGAAGCCCGCCGCGTGGGCTTCGCACACTAGTTTCGCTTAAACCCGGGGGCGCCGGGTCCGCACTCCAGTTGGAGTGCGGACCCGGCGCCGTTCGTTTGAGCCGGTCTGGGGACTGGTTCCGGGCCCGGCTATGCGTCGAAGGTCTCGCCGGGGACCTCGGGTTCGGCACACAGGCACATGCGGTTCCCGTCGGGGTCCGTGTAGATC
It contains:
- a CDS encoding DUF3107 domain-containing protein, with amino-acid sequence MDVRIGIQNVAREIVIESAENAEELAQRVSDALSAGGELRLTDSKGRLMLVPVAGIAYVEIGVEEARRVGFAH